One region of Triticum aestivum cultivar Chinese Spring chromosome 6B, IWGSC CS RefSeq v2.1, whole genome shotgun sequence genomic DNA includes:
- the LOC123136681 gene encoding actin-related protein 4 has product MYGGDEVSAIVIDVGSYSCKAGYAGDDTPKCVFPSVVGSTEQTGDTDEAKPEKEADSGSDPKNGSKPMDVDKAKTKRKYYVGQELEFRRDHMEVISPLKDGTVTDWEVVDNIWNHAFRQRLLINPEEHPMLIAEPSTNSGQQREKAAELMFEKYKVPALFLAKNAVLTSFASGRATSLVVDCGGGSTVVSAVHDGYVLQKSVATSPIGGEFLTDCMMKSLESKGVVIRPKYSFKKKEVSPGDYKVVDLDFPNTTDSYRLYCMRAIASDIKESVCRVPDTPFDEVAYANVPTTSYELPDGQTIEVGADRFKIPDILFNPYLSQTIPGIDGFGDSTSIRGLPRMVLDSVNRCDVDIRKELLSNILLSGGSSSILQIKERLEKEVLEESPQNARVKVLASGSSMERRFSVWIGGSILASLGSFQQMWFSKAEYEEHGVSYIQRKCP; this is encoded by the exons ATGTACGGCGGCG ACGAGGTCTCAGCGATCGTCATCGACGTGGGCTCCTACAGCTGCAAGGCGGGCTACGCTGGCGACGACACCCCCAAATGCGTCTTCCCCTCG GTTGTTGGTTCAACTGAACAAACGGGAGATACTGATGAAGCTAAGCCAGAAAAGGAGGCCGACTCTGGATCAGATCCTAAGAATGGATCCAAGCCTATGGATGTGGACAAAGCCAAGACAAAGCGCAAATATTATGTAGGCCAAGAATTAGAATTCAGGAGGGATCATATGGAG GTGATCTCACCGCTGAAAGATGGAACAGTTACTGATTGGGAAGTTGTTGACAACATATGGAACCATGCTTTTAG ACAGCGGCTATTGATCAATCCTGAAGAGCATCCTATGCTGATAGCAGAACCATCTACAAACAGTGGACAGCAAAGAGAGAA AGCAGCCGAACTTATGTTTGAGAAGTACAAAGTGCCAGCGCTGTTCCTAGCAAAAAATGCA GTTCTCACATCTTTTGCATCTGGACGTGCTACATCTCTGGTGGTTGACTG TGGTGGCGGGTCTACTGTGGTTTCTGCTGTGCATGATGGTTATGTGTTGCAAAAG TCTGTAGCAACTTCTCCAATTGGTGGTGAATTTTTAACTGACTGTATGATGAAAAGCTTGGAGAGCAAGGGCGTTGTT ATTAGGCCCAAGTATTCATTTAAGAAGAAGGAAGTGAGCCCTGGAGATTATAAG GTTGTAGATCTTGATTTTCCAAACACGACGGATAGTTACAGGTTATACTGCATG AGAGCCATCGCTAGCGACATCAAAGAGTCAGTTTGCAGAGTTCCAGATACCCCCTTTGATG AAGTGGCATATGCAAATGTCCCTACAACTTCATATGAGCTTCCAGATGGGCA AACTATTGAAGTTGGTGCAGATAGATTCAAGATTCCTGACATTTTGTTCAACCCATATCTTTCTCAG ACTATTCCTGGCATCGATGGATTTGGAGATTCCACTTCAATTCGCGGACTCCCACGAATG GTCCTTGACAGTGTAAATAGGTGTGATGTTGACATTCGCAAGGAATTACTCAGCAACATCTTG CTTTCTGGTGGCTCGTCATCAATTCTGCAGATAAAAGAGCGCCTAGAAAAAGAAGTACTGGAG GAGTCCCCTCAAAATGCTCGCGTAAAGGTTTTGGCAAGTGGAAGTTCAATGGAGAGGCGTTTCAG TGTTTGGATTGGAGGGAGCATTCTTGCATCTCTCGGGTCGTTCCAGCAAATGTGGTTCTCCAAAGCAGA GTACGAGGAGCATGGCGTTTCCTATATCCAGAGGAAATGCCCATGA